In one Desulfoferula mesophila genomic region, the following are encoded:
- the lpxB gene encoding lipid-A-disaccharide synthase — protein sequence MAGGHSVVLVAGEASGDQHAARLARELLALEPGLSISGIGGPKMEAAGVELLSRSEDLALVGVAEVLPKLKVILGAIRGMKRHLKRTRPDLVILVDFPDFNFRIGKAAHKLGLKVLYYISPQVWAWRPKRARQMASFVRRLACVFPFEPEFFEVNAPRLPVSFVGHPLLDIPAQQWDEPLPVPPEAELVGLLPGSRMSEISRLAPLLLEAARCLQQKRPGLHFVMPLAPGLKREQVEPFLNDTPRGLTIVAGRARQVMQEAKLLLVASGTATLQAALAGTPSVVVYKTGAFNYLVARSLIKVEYIAMPNLIAGRELMPELIQGEATPQKVCAEALSLLEDESRRERVIQGLSEVRAKLGGPGASRRVAQLALEMMEE from the coding sequence TTGGCCGGGGGCCACTCGGTGGTGCTGGTGGCCGGAGAGGCCAGCGGCGATCAACACGCGGCCCGTCTGGCCCGCGAACTGCTGGCCCTGGAGCCCGGTCTTAGCATCAGCGGCATAGGCGGGCCCAAGATGGAGGCCGCCGGGGTGGAGCTGCTGTCGCGCTCCGAAGATCTGGCCCTGGTGGGGGTGGCCGAGGTGCTGCCCAAGCTGAAGGTCATCCTGGGGGCCATCCGGGGCATGAAGCGCCACCTTAAGCGCACCCGGCCGGACCTGGTCATCTTGGTGGATTTTCCGGACTTCAACTTCCGCATCGGCAAGGCGGCCCACAAGCTGGGCCTCAAGGTGCTCTATTACATCAGCCCCCAGGTATGGGCCTGGCGGCCCAAGCGGGCCAGGCAAATGGCCTCCTTCGTGCGGCGCCTGGCCTGCGTGTTTCCCTTTGAGCCCGAGTTCTTCGAGGTCAACGCCCCCCGGTTGCCGGTGAGCTTCGTGGGCCACCCCTTGCTGGACATCCCGGCCCAGCAATGGGACGAGCCCTTGCCGGTGCCCCCGGAGGCCGAGTTGGTGGGCCTGTTGCCCGGCAGCCGCATGTCCGAGATCAGCCGGCTGGCCCCTCTGCTGCTGGAGGCGGCCCGCTGTCTGCAACAAAAGCGGCCGGGCCTGCATTTCGTGATGCCCCTGGCTCCCGGGCTCAAGCGTGAGCAAGTGGAGCCTTTTCTCAACGACACGCCCCGGGGATTGACCATCGTGGCCGGAAGAGCCCGCCAGGTGATGCAGGAGGCCAAGCTGCTTTTGGTGGCCTCGGGCACGGCCACCTTGCAAGCCGCACTGGCCGGGACCCCGTCGGTGGTGGTATACAAGACCGGAGCTTTCAATTATCTGGTGGCGCGCTCCCTGATTAAAGTGGAGTACATCGCCATGCCCAACCTGATCGCCGGCCGCGAGCTGATGCCCGAGTTGATCCAGGGCGAGGCCACCCCGCAAAAGGTATGCGCCGAGGCCTTGTCCTTGCTGGAAGACGAGAGTCGCCGGGAGAGGGTGATCCAGGGACTCAGCGAGGTTCGCGCCAAGCTGGGCGGGCCGGGAGCCAGCCGCCGGGTGGCTCAGTTGGCCCTGGAAATGATGGAGGAGTAA
- a CDS encoding glycosyltransferase family 39 protein — MKGKSNLRGALALLLVLAAAGALYLAWLGEVPLTDLGEARYAASVSAMRAGGDWLVPTYEGAPQLQKPILTYWAVAAGQALAGADELGARLPSVVSALLLILAVGLLVWRASGRASLGALAAAALAFSPLMVLTGRACLGDALLSLWTTLALLAWFLALESEADRGGWWLAGWAALGLGFLTSGPLALALVLPSAAFYALAQGRLGYALARVRWLWGLLIFLAINLPWYVLVWWKLGDRFLEALAASLPGLDLGPGLAFYLPVLFLGAFPFAAAALPELGRALLQNPSEQRELDRLSRLHLLAAICLLVILLVLGLNPAKQLSAILPAMPFVAVLAACQLRRLAMGEGGGRLARWVFWAGLWISGGLWVLALAATPAALPLLWETILSSGLDSGPYALPLRPPMMVLWPLVAAFVAGAGMYLAAWAARRGRGGMLPWALGGGAALLCAALFLGLMPQAAQVLQAPAKRLALEVGRRAGEDARVLTYGLGKPSLVYYTGRSLLQLPAAQGPDLSQELAAAGPVYVFSRVGLRERLTATPNFVVLDQGEGYLLGGNPTALAQWRGEAPPPVSREPVPPGVAPQAAPPQEPKEELSPSPAPQENSAPTQERPKAEVETTL, encoded by the coding sequence ATGAAGGGCAAGAGCAATCTGCGGGGAGCGCTGGCCCTGTTGTTGGTGCTGGCAGCGGCCGGTGCCCTTTATCTGGCCTGGTTGGGCGAGGTACCCCTCACAGATTTAGGCGAGGCCCGTTACGCCGCCTCCGTGTCCGCCATGCGCGCCGGGGGCGACTGGCTGGTGCCCACCTATGAGGGCGCGCCCCAACTGCAAAAACCCATCCTGACCTACTGGGCCGTGGCCGCCGGCCAGGCCCTGGCGGGCGCGGACGAGCTGGGGGCGCGTTTGCCCTCGGTTGTCAGCGCCCTGCTGCTGATCCTGGCGGTGGGCCTACTGGTCTGGCGCGCCTCGGGGCGGGCCTCCCTGGGGGCCCTGGCCGCCGCGGCCCTGGCCTTCAGCCCCCTGATGGTGCTCACGGGACGCGCCTGCCTGGGCGACGCCCTGCTCAGCCTGTGGACCACCCTGGCCTTGCTGGCCTGGTTCCTGGCTCTGGAGAGCGAGGCAGACCGGGGCGGCTGGTGGCTGGCGGGCTGGGCCGCCTTGGGCCTGGGGTTCTTGACGTCCGGCCCGCTGGCCTTGGCCCTGGTGCTGCCCAGCGCGGCCTTCTACGCCCTGGCCCAGGGGCGCCTGGGCTATGCCCTGGCCCGCGTCCGCTGGCTGTGGGGCCTGCTGATCTTCCTGGCCATCAACCTGCCTTGGTACGTGTTGGTTTGGTGGAAGCTGGGCGACCGCTTCCTGGAGGCCCTGGCGGCCTCCCTGCCCGGGCTGGACCTCGGCCCGGGCCTGGCCTTTTATCTGCCCGTGCTTTTTCTGGGGGCCTTTCCCTTTGCCGCCGCCGCCTTGCCCGAGTTGGGCCGGGCCCTGTTGCAGAACCCGAGTGAGCAAAGGGAACTGGACCGCCTGAGCCGTTTGCATTTGCTGGCCGCGATTTGTTTGCTGGTCATTCTCCTGGTGCTCGGCCTGAACCCGGCCAAGCAACTTAGCGCCATCCTGCCGGCCATGCCCTTTGTGGCCGTGCTGGCCGCCTGCCAACTGCGCCGCCTGGCCATGGGGGAGGGCGGAGGACGCCTGGCCCGCTGGGTGTTTTGGGCGGGCCTGTGGATCTCGGGCGGACTGTGGGTGTTGGCCCTGGCCGCCACCCCGGCGGCGCTGCCCCTGCTGTGGGAGACCATCTTGAGCTCGGGTCTGGACTCCGGCCCCTACGCCTTGCCCCTGCGCCCGCCCATGATGGTGCTGTGGCCTCTGGTGGCCGCCTTCGTCGCCGGGGCGGGGATGTATCTGGCGGCCTGGGCCGCGCGGCGCGGGCGAGGCGGGATGCTGCCCTGGGCCCTGGGCGGGGGCGCGGCCCTGCTGTGCGCGGCGCTGTTCCTGGGTCTGATGCCCCAGGCGGCCCAGGTGCTGCAAGCCCCGGCCAAGCGGCTGGCCCTGGAGGTGGGGCGCCGGGCCGGCGAGGACGCCCGGGTGCTGACCTATGGCCTGGGTAAGCCCAGCCTGGTCTACTATACTGGGCGTAGCCTGCTTCAACTCCCGGCGGCCCAGGGGCCGGATTTGTCCCAGGAGCTGGCCGCCGCCGGGCCGGTGTACGTGTTCAGCCGGGTGGGTCTGCGGGAGCGCCTCACGGCCACGCCGAACTTCGTGGTCCTGGACCAGGGGGAGGGCTATCTTTTGGGCGGCAACCCGACGGCCCTGGCCCAGTGGCGCGGCGAGGCCCCGCCGCCGGTGAGCCGGGAGCCGGTCCCGCCGGGCGTCGCGCCCCAGGCCGCGCCTCCCCAGGAGCCCAAGGAAGAGCTTTCGCCGAGCCCGGCGCCGCAAGAAAATTCCGCGCCTACTCAGGAGCGGCCCAAGGCCGAGGTTGAGACGACCCTGTGA
- the msbA gene encoding lipid A export permease/ATP-binding protein MsbA — protein sequence MVRPYWKRLAGAMALMVLVGASTSAMAYLVKPVMDKIFVARDADLLMLMPIGIIVLYMVKGLSAYGQTYLMQFVGQRIVTQYRIDLYAHLQRLSLSYYDRTPTGELMSRITNDVNQMQGAVSSVVTGVLKDLFTIVGLIAVIVYRDWFLAVFALGVFPLCVIPLVKFGRRLRKISHRSQETMADVTVLLHETIAGARIVKGFCREDYETKRFTDEAFRLFRLRMKDISTRAISSPLMEFLGGLGIAGILFYGGWQVIHGVSTPGTFFSFLTALILLYEPVKRLSSLNNDVQNGLAAAERVYRVLDEPVEIAEQPGAVEMPALQNEIAFRGVGFAYRPGEPVLKDINLTVPKGQAVALVGTSGGGKTTLVNLLPRFYEVSEGAISIDGVDIRQASLHSLRGQIAVVTQQTILFNDTVRNNIAYGRSDATEEQVRAAAEAAYATKFIEQMPQGLDTMIGESGVLLSGGERQRLSIARALLADRPILILDEATSSLDTESEMYVQKALENLMAGRTTFVIAHRLSTVQRADRILVISGGRIVEEGRHDQLVALGGVYTRLHRMQFAIDQGLEGITPQAGSNAGEGS from the coding sequence ATGGTGCGCCCCTATTGGAAGCGCCTGGCCGGGGCCATGGCCCTCATGGTCCTGGTGGGGGCCTCCACCTCGGCCATGGCCTATCTGGTCAAGCCGGTGATGGACAAGATTTTCGTGGCCCGCGACGCGGACCTGCTCATGCTCATGCCCATAGGCATCATCGTGCTCTACATGGTCAAGGGCCTGTCTGCATACGGCCAGACCTATTTGATGCAGTTCGTGGGCCAGCGCATCGTCACCCAGTACCGCATAGACCTCTACGCCCACTTGCAGCGCCTGAGCCTGAGCTATTACGACCGCACCCCCACCGGCGAGCTGATGAGCCGCATCACCAACGACGTGAACCAGATGCAGGGCGCGGTGAGCAGCGTGGTCACCGGGGTGCTCAAGGACCTGTTCACCATCGTGGGCCTCATCGCGGTGATCGTCTACCGCGACTGGTTCCTGGCCGTGTTCGCCCTGGGGGTGTTCCCCCTGTGCGTCATCCCCCTGGTCAAGTTCGGGCGGAGGCTGCGCAAGATTTCCCACCGCTCCCAGGAGACCATGGCCGACGTCACCGTGCTGCTGCACGAGACCATCGCCGGAGCCCGCATCGTCAAGGGCTTCTGCCGCGAGGACTACGAGACCAAGCGCTTCACCGACGAGGCCTTCCGCCTGTTCCGTTTGCGCATGAAGGACATCTCCACCCGGGCCATCTCCAGCCCGCTCATGGAGTTCTTGGGCGGCCTGGGCATCGCGGGCATCCTGTTCTACGGCGGCTGGCAGGTGATCCACGGCGTGTCCACGCCGGGCACCTTCTTCTCTTTCCTCACCGCCCTGATCCTCTTGTACGAGCCGGTCAAGCGCCTGAGCAGCCTGAACAACGACGTGCAAAACGGCCTGGCCGCCGCCGAGCGGGTGTACCGGGTCCTGGACGAGCCGGTGGAGATAGCCGAGCAGCCCGGCGCGGTGGAAATGCCTGCTTTGCAAAACGAGATCGCCTTTCGCGGGGTGGGCTTCGCCTACCGCCCCGGTGAGCCGGTGCTCAAGGACATCAACCTCACCGTGCCCAAGGGCCAGGCCGTGGCCCTGGTGGGCACCAGCGGCGGAGGCAAGACCACCCTGGTCAACCTGCTGCCCCGCTTCTACGAGGTGAGCGAGGGAGCCATCAGCATCGACGGGGTGGACATCCGCCAGGCCAGCCTGCACAGCCTGCGGGGACAGATCGCCGTCGTCACCCAGCAGACCATCCTGTTCAACGACACGGTGCGCAACAACATCGCCTACGGCCGATCCGACGCCACCGAGGAGCAGGTACGCGCGGCGGCCGAGGCGGCCTATGCCACCAAGTTCATCGAGCAGATGCCCCAGGGCCTGGATACCATGATCGGCGAGAGCGGGGTGCTGCTCTCCGGCGGCGAGCGCCAGCGCCTATCCATCGCCCGGGCCCTGTTGGCCGACCGGCCCATCCTCATCCTGGACGAGGCCACCAGCAGCTTGGACACCGAGAGCGAGATGTACGTGCAAAAGGCCTTGGAAAACCTCATGGCCGGTCGCACCACCTTTGTCATCGCCCACCGCCTGTCCACGGTGCAGCGGGCCGACCGCATCCTGGTGATCAGCGGGGGTCGCATCGTGGAGGAGGGCCGTCACGATCAACTGGTGGCCCTGGGCGGGGTGTACACCCGTTTGCATCGCATGCAGTTCGCCATAGACCAGGGCCTGGAGGGCATCACCCCCCAGGCCGGGAGCAACGCCGGGGAGGGGAGCTAG
- a CDS encoding glycosyltransferase, whose product MPPAVTQNQPYLSVVIPVFNEEDNLVELHARLSVTLNASPWSWEVIYVDDGSKDASWELLCRIQGQDPHARLVRFNRNYGQHMAIFAGFEKVRGQVVVTLDADLQNPPEEVPKLVAKLEEGFDVVSGWRQERHDSVLRKIPTWLVAKVTSRVVGVQLKDYGCMLRAYRREVVDAMSASHESSSYIPALANLYASSVGEIPVAHAERAAGRSKYGILKLIKLNFDLMTGFSVLPIQMVSVLGVLIALVGLGFGLFLIIRRLVVGPEVEGVFTLFAILFVFVGLQILVVGLMGEYLGRIYREVRHRPRFVVRETRDSEAGS is encoded by the coding sequence ATGCCCCCGGCAGTCACGCAAAACCAGCCCTACCTATCGGTGGTCATCCCCGTATTTAATGAAGAAGACAATTTGGTGGAGCTGCACGCCCGCCTGTCCGTTACCCTGAACGCCTCCCCCTGGAGTTGGGAGGTGATCTACGTGGACGACGGGTCCAAGGACGCCTCCTGGGAGCTGCTCTGCCGCATCCAGGGCCAGGACCCCCACGCGCGCCTGGTGCGCTTCAACCGCAACTACGGTCAGCACATGGCCATCTTCGCGGGCTTTGAAAAAGTGCGGGGCCAGGTGGTGGTTACCCTGGACGCGGACCTGCAAAACCCTCCCGAAGAGGTGCCCAAGCTGGTGGCCAAGCTGGAGGAGGGGTTCGACGTGGTCAGCGGGTGGCGGCAAGAGCGCCACGACTCGGTGCTGCGCAAGATACCCACTTGGCTGGTGGCCAAGGTGACCAGCCGGGTGGTGGGGGTGCAGCTCAAGGATTACGGCTGCATGCTCAGGGCCTATCGCCGCGAGGTGGTGGACGCCATGAGCGCCTCCCACGAGTCGTCTTCCTACATCCCCGCCCTGGCCAATCTTTACGCCTCCAGCGTGGGCGAGATTCCCGTGGCCCATGCCGAGCGCGCGGCGGGCCGCTCCAAGTACGGCATCCTCAAGCTCATCAAGCTCAACTTCGATTTGATGACCGGCTTTTCCGTGCTGCCCATCCAGATGGTCAGCGTCTTGGGGGTGCTCATCGCCTTGGTGGGGTTGGGCTTCGGCCTGTTCCTAATCATCCGCCGCCTGGTGGTGGGCCCGGAGGTGGAGGGGGTGTTTACCCTGTTCGCCATTCTTTTCGTCTTCGTGGGCCTGCAAATCCTGGTGGTGGGGCTCATGGGCGAATACCTGGGCCGCATCTATCGCGAGGTTCGCCATCGGCCGCGTTTCGTGGTGCGCGAGACCAGGGATTCTGAAGCCGGGTCGTAA
- a CDS encoding glycosyltransferase family 39 protein, translated as MINLLQNPDWQRRLLFLLLVAVCLVLFFPQVGMHYLWESDEARYAELGREMLESGSFSHWIIPRLNYVIYLEKPPLYYWLTALSFAAFGVNEIAARLVPAVFGTLSVLILFALGRGLWDDDRAGFWSGLVLATSLMFLALSRVILVDMVLCCGILLAVWGAWSLRAGRQWGLYAFWVGCAIGFLTKGVLGPGLAAMAVVLFGLLAGEWLLLRRLLWDWRGWALFLLLCLPWVVAAAILQKGFITYFFWDEQVGRLLTTQHQRFEPWWYYFLLVPGAFLPWTMLLPWCVGRTFPRAQWRQPEARSWLMSAVWFVGFFVFFTVSRSKMLHYALPMLPPLALLVGRPLSGVMSWPKGATAPAGLRASITALATLCLLLGLGLVVFAGVSRNLQFQEVGALVFLGPLALALLGLGVYAVRSHAWAAAYAPLAVFLCLILTAAQLLPEVEKSRSLGPMIAPLAQELKPDDLLATLGDYWHGTAFYARRRVVVADNWGELDFGRRLDPGRAKWFLNGNQGLMKLMSGPQRVFAVAETPRWERFHALAQKRKQALPLFPWATVGDKTLFSNRPPG; from the coding sequence GTGATCAATTTGCTGCAAAACCCCGACTGGCAGCGACGCCTGCTTTTCCTGCTCTTGGTGGCGGTGTGCCTGGTGTTGTTCTTCCCCCAGGTGGGCATGCACTACCTGTGGGAAAGCGACGAGGCCCGCTACGCCGAGCTGGGCCGGGAGATGCTGGAGTCCGGTTCCTTCAGCCACTGGATCATCCCCCGGCTGAACTACGTCATCTATTTGGAGAAGCCGCCGCTTTACTATTGGCTCACCGCCCTTAGCTTCGCGGCCTTCGGCGTCAACGAGATCGCCGCCCGCCTGGTGCCCGCTGTGTTCGGCACCCTGAGCGTGCTTATCCTCTTCGCCCTGGGCCGAGGGCTTTGGGACGACGACCGGGCCGGTTTCTGGTCCGGCCTGGTGCTGGCCACCTCGTTGATGTTCCTGGCTCTGAGCCGGGTTATCCTGGTGGACATGGTGTTGTGCTGCGGCATCCTGCTGGCCGTGTGGGGGGCCTGGAGCCTGCGGGCCGGACGCCAGTGGGGGCTCTACGCCTTTTGGGTGGGCTGCGCCATCGGTTTCTTGACCAAGGGGGTGCTGGGGCCGGGCCTGGCGGCCATGGCCGTGGTGCTCTTCGGCCTGCTGGCCGGGGAGTGGCTCCTGCTGCGCCGCCTGCTCTGGGACTGGCGGGGCTGGGCCTTGTTCCTCTTGCTGTGCCTACCCTGGGTTGTGGCCGCGGCCATTCTGCAAAAGGGGTTCATCACCTACTTTTTCTGGGACGAACAGGTGGGCCGCCTGCTCACCACCCAGCACCAGCGCTTCGAGCCCTGGTGGTATTACTTCCTGCTGGTGCCCGGCGCCTTTCTACCCTGGACCATGCTCCTGCCCTGGTGCGTGGGGCGCACCTTCCCCCGGGCCCAGTGGCGCCAGCCCGAGGCCCGCTCCTGGCTCATGAGCGCGGTGTGGTTCGTTGGCTTCTTCGTGTTCTTCACCGTCTCGCGCTCCAAGATGCTGCACTACGCCCTGCCCATGCTCCCCCCCCTGGCCCTGTTGGTGGGCCGCCCCCTGAGCGGGGTGATGTCCTGGCCCAAGGGGGCCACGGCCCCGGCCGGGCTCAGGGCCAGCATCACCGCCCTGGCCACCTTGTGCCTGCTGCTGGGCCTGGGCCTGGTGGTGTTCGCCGGGGTGAGCCGAAACCTTCAGTTTCAGGAGGTGGGCGCGCTGGTTTTCCTGGGCCCCCTGGCGTTGGCCCTGCTGGGCCTGGGGGTGTACGCGGTGCGTTCGCACGCCTGGGCGGCGGCCTACGCCCCCCTGGCGGTGTTTTTGTGCCTGATCCTGACCGCGGCCCAGTTATTGCCCGAGGTGGAGAAAAGCCGCTCCCTGGGGCCCATGATCGCTCCTCTGGCCCAGGAACTGAAGCCCGACGACCTCTTGGCCACCCTGGGCGACTACTGGCACGGCACCGCCTTTTACGCGCGCCGCCGGGTGGTCGTGGCCGACAACTGGGGCGAGCTGGACTTCGGGCGGCGCCTGGACCCCGGGCGGGCCAAATGGTTCCTGAACGGCAACCAGGGTTTGATGAAACTCATGAGCGGGCCCCAACGGGTTTTCGCGGTGGCGGAAACCCCCCGCTGGGAGCGTTTTCACGCCCTGGCCCAAAAGCGCAAGCAGGCCTTGCCCCTGTTCCCCTGGGCCACGGTGGGCGACAAGACCCTGTTCAGCAACCGTCCCCCCGGCTAA